Proteins from a single region of Amycolatopsis sp. CA-230715:
- a CDS encoding alpha/beta fold hydrolase — translation MGGGIVDRSENAPLAPVLAKHFTVYNYDRRGRGDSTDTTPYTLEREFEDIAALIGEAGGTAYLYGVSSGAALALEAAASGLPIAKVAAYEVPYDVSDGAKQRHLEYTEKVQSLLADDRRDDAMRLFMRLAGAPEEAIAQAHNSPMWAGSIALAHTLAYDAVCLGDGTPPTERLATITQPVLMATGGTADDTMAGLGTGFFDTAADAVTAAIPGAERAIIPNQGHVADPEAVVPVITRFFNAKPSSRVRQ, via the coding sequence GTGGGCGGCGGCATCGTCGACCGGTCGGAGAACGCCCCGCTTGCTCCGGTGCTGGCCAAGCATTTCACCGTGTACAACTACGACCGCCGGGGCCGCGGCGACAGCACAGACACCACGCCCTACACCCTGGAACGCGAGTTCGAGGACATCGCGGCCTTGATCGGCGAAGCCGGCGGCACGGCGTACCTCTACGGCGTGTCCTCCGGCGCGGCGCTGGCACTGGAGGCCGCCGCCTCGGGCCTGCCGATCGCCAAGGTCGCCGCCTACGAGGTGCCCTACGACGTGTCCGATGGCGCCAAGCAGCGGCACCTCGAGTACACCGAGAAGGTGCAGTCGCTGCTGGCCGACGACCGCCGGGACGACGCCATGCGGTTGTTCATGCGGTTGGCCGGCGCGCCTGAGGAGGCCATCGCGCAGGCGCACAACTCGCCGATGTGGGCCGGTTCGATCGCCCTCGCGCACACCCTGGCCTACGACGCGGTATGTCTCGGCGACGGCACCCCGCCGACCGAACGGCTGGCCACCATCACGCAGCCGGTGCTGATGGCCACCGGCGGCACCGCCGACGACACGATGGCCGGGCTGGGCACCGGATTCTTCGACACGGCCGCGGACGCGGTCACGGCCGCCATCCCCGGGGCCGAGCGCGCGATCATTCCCAACCAGGGACACGTCGCCGACCCGGAGGCTGTCGTCCCGGTCATCACCCGTTTCTTCAACGCCAAGCCAAGTTCCCGGGTCAGGCAATGA
- a CDS encoding hemerythrin domain-containing protein yields MTDDVVELILADHEKFEELMRGLRDITADRGRLRDEFAALLVAHAEAEEQEVYPKLRRKDAADDEEVEHGEKEHAEINEALLKFAELTDLKGDEYDETLEDLVEVVNHHTNEEEQTLLNDARQHVAAAEREQLGVAFRTARQVLLDTNCGRIENLRLVVDKTKTRTG; encoded by the coding sequence ATGACCGACGACGTCGTCGAGCTGATCCTGGCCGACCACGAGAAGTTCGAAGAGCTGATGCGGGGGCTGCGGGACATCACCGCCGACCGCGGGCGCCTTCGGGACGAGTTCGCCGCACTGCTCGTCGCACACGCCGAGGCCGAGGAGCAGGAGGTGTACCCGAAGCTGCGGCGCAAGGACGCGGCCGACGACGAAGAGGTGGAGCACGGCGAGAAGGAGCACGCCGAAATCAACGAGGCCCTGTTGAAGTTCGCCGAGCTCACCGACCTGAAGGGCGACGAGTACGACGAGACGCTCGAGGACCTGGTCGAGGTCGTCAACCACCACACCAACGAAGAGGAGCAAACCCTGCTCAACGACGCGCGGCAGCACGTCGCGGCCGCCGAACGCGAGCAACTCGGCGTCGCCTTCCGCACCGCGAGGCAGGTACTCCTCGACACCAACTGCGGCCGGATCGAGAACCTCCGCCTCGTCGTCGACAAGACCAAGACCCGAACCGGCTGA
- a CDS encoding NUDIX domain-containing protein translates to MTDPAEKFATPRMAAGALFVKGSQVLLVRKTYGNRWDIPGGYVDRGESPAACCKREVKEELGIDRAAVTLLVQDWAPNDKEGDKVLYVFGCGELGTDESRIQLDGEELDHWEWVEADRLSEYVIPRLQRRLAQAYRAHNGSRTLYLEHGEPVLT, encoded by the coding sequence GTGACTGATCCAGCAGAGAAGTTCGCAACGCCCCGGATGGCTGCCGGGGCGTTGTTCGTCAAGGGCTCGCAAGTGCTACTCGTGCGCAAGACGTACGGCAATCGGTGGGACATTCCCGGCGGGTACGTCGACCGAGGGGAGTCACCTGCCGCGTGCTGCAAGCGCGAGGTGAAGGAAGAGCTTGGTATCGACCGCGCGGCGGTGACCTTGCTTGTCCAGGACTGGGCACCCAATGACAAGGAAGGCGACAAGGTCTTATACGTCTTCGGGTGCGGTGAACTCGGGACGGACGAGAGTCGCATTCAGCTTGACGGCGAAGAACTGGATCACTGGGAGTGGGTCGAGGCTGACCGACTCAGCGAGTACGTCATCCCGCGATTGCAACGGCGTCTGGCCCAGGCATATCGCGCGCACAACGGCTCGAGAACGCTGTACCTAGAGCACGGTGAGCCTGTGCTGACATGA
- a CDS encoding MAB_1171c family putative transporter, producing MIVALIMWAAAAAAAVWKCTQLARMPRDRGLRIVTACTVLVLIALTAQLVVTIPGLAERFPTQTPVLIEFVLLNSFFALLLGLLHTTVAPDRAGRRGYLELGLALLASGILTATFVITEVNVGDTGYSDYTEVGVPSGVLFFHLVGNLYMSYATARGAYLAWNSAGHVQPHTARGLRVAAVGLALCCLGTHLPRVLATSGLLLFGTPLVPGTATWTSPLLGIGVAVFFLGVGYPGARTGIAKARLWFEARSRYRQLRPLWAALHEQFPTIALLPPGGPFRDRLHVRQMRMRYYRRVIECRDGLVCLSPYMASPVDEADSPARQAALVRDALARCSQNIDLVMPSVIAAPAHTGMEADTRAILALSREYGRTDPSTKDHPTNQGNPELSG from the coding sequence ATGATCGTGGCCCTCATCATGTGGGCCGCCGCCGCGGCCGCGGCCGTCTGGAAGTGCACCCAGCTGGCGCGGATGCCCCGCGACCGGGGGCTGCGGATCGTCACGGCGTGCACGGTCCTCGTCCTGATCGCGCTGACGGCCCAGCTCGTGGTGACCATCCCCGGCCTGGCGGAGCGGTTCCCCACCCAGACCCCGGTGCTGATCGAGTTCGTCCTGCTCAACAGCTTTTTCGCGCTGCTGCTCGGACTTCTGCACACCACCGTCGCCCCGGACCGGGCCGGCCGCCGCGGCTACCTCGAACTCGGCCTCGCCCTGCTGGCCAGCGGGATCCTGACCGCGACGTTCGTGATCACCGAAGTCAACGTCGGCGACACCGGTTACAGCGACTACACCGAAGTCGGCGTGCCGTCCGGTGTGCTCTTCTTCCACCTGGTCGGCAACCTCTACATGAGCTACGCGACCGCGCGCGGCGCCTACCTCGCCTGGAACTCGGCCGGGCACGTCCAGCCGCACACCGCCAGGGGCCTGCGAGTCGCCGCGGTCGGCCTCGCCCTCTGCTGCCTCGGCACGCACCTGCCCCGCGTGCTCGCCACCTCGGGCCTGCTGCTGTTCGGCACACCGCTGGTCCCCGGCACCGCCACGTGGACCTCGCCCCTGCTCGGCATCGGCGTCGCCGTCTTCTTCCTCGGCGTCGGCTACCCCGGCGCCCGCACCGGCATCGCCAAGGCACGGCTGTGGTTCGAGGCCCGCAGCCGCTACCGGCAGCTCCGCCCGCTCTGGGCCGCGCTGCACGAACAGTTCCCGACGATCGCGCTGCTGCCGCCCGGCGGCCCGTTCCGGGATCGCCTGCACGTCCGCCAGATGCGGATGCGCTACTACCGCCGCGTCATCGAATGCCGCGACGGCCTCGTCTGCCTGAGCCCCTACATGGCCTCACCCGTCGACGAAGCGGACTCGCCCGCCCGGCAAGCCGCCCTCGTCCGCGACGCCCTGGCCCGCTGCTCGCAGAACATCGACCTCGTCATGCCGTCGGTCATCGCGGCCCCCGCGCACACCGGCATGGAAGCCGACACCCGAGCGATCCTCGCCCTCTCCCGCGAATACGGCCGCACCGATCCGTCCACAAAGGACCATCCCACCAACCAAGGCAACCCCGAACTGTCAGGCTGA
- a CDS encoding alpha/beta fold hydrolase, translated as MGEVRSGTVEVPGAQLYYEVRGSGTPLLLIQGGISEAGATDQLAAELAEDHEVISYDRRGLSRSTASDDVPVTMALHADDAARLLAALTDRPAHVVGASIGALIGLHLAVDHPARVTTVIAHEPPMSKVVHEDTREKELDTVAELATSDVRKAIRHMVSLAGERPKPEEGARPAPMVGDVDKNLTWFFANDFPAVRASDLDAGKLSAVPDLAAIKLTGGAEFSERWEYRCARQLARDLDLAFTEIPGGHEAPSSHPSGVAAAVRNLLP; from the coding sequence ATGGGTGAGGTGCGGTCAGGGACCGTCGAAGTACCTGGTGCACAGCTGTACTACGAGGTCCGCGGCAGCGGCACCCCACTCCTGCTGATCCAAGGGGGCATCAGCGAAGCAGGCGCGACTGACCAGCTGGCCGCCGAGCTGGCAGAAGACCACGAGGTGATCAGCTACGACCGGCGCGGGCTGTCCCGCTCCACGGCGAGCGACGACGTTCCCGTCACGATGGCGCTGCACGCCGACGACGCCGCCCGGCTGCTGGCGGCACTGACCGATCGGCCCGCCCATGTCGTCGGCGCCAGCATCGGCGCCCTGATCGGGCTGCACCTGGCCGTCGACCACCCGGCACGGGTCACGACCGTGATCGCGCACGAGCCCCCGATGTCCAAAGTCGTGCACGAAGACACCAGGGAGAAGGAGCTCGACACCGTCGCCGAGCTGGCGACCAGTGACGTCCGCAAGGCGATCCGGCACATGGTCTCGCTGGCCGGTGAGCGCCCGAAACCGGAGGAGGGCGCCCGGCCCGCCCCGATGGTCGGCGACGTCGACAAGAACCTGACGTGGTTCTTCGCCAACGACTTCCCCGCGGTACGGGCGTCCGACCTCGACGCGGGCAAGCTGTCCGCCGTGCCGGACCTGGCTGCCATCAAGCTCACCGGCGGCGCCGAGTTCTCGGAGCGCTGGGAGTACCGGTGCGCCCGGCAGCTCGCTCGCGATCTGGACCTCGCGTTCACCGAGATCCCCGGCGGGCACGAAGCCCCGTCCAGCCATCCGTCCGGCGTCGCGGCGGCGGTGCGGAACCTGCTGCCGTGA
- a CDS encoding pyridoxamine 5'-phosphate oxidase family protein translates to MTAIVPIAAESIDSYDAPDRPWSEVRACLDTDDGRVRRAWLSTTCPDGTPHTMPLSAIWFDGAFYFNSGARTRKGRNLAANPRSVLTFSAGGFDLVFQGMTSRITDESTMDRLLEVYRANGWPARVQDGQFYAPFSAPSAGPQPWNLYRMTVNTVFGLGVEEPYSAMRWRF, encoded by the coding sequence ATGACGGCGATTGTTCCGATCGCGGCGGAGTCCATCGACAGCTACGACGCCCCGGACCGCCCGTGGTCGGAGGTGCGGGCTTGCCTGGACACCGACGACGGCAGGGTGCGCCGCGCCTGGTTGTCCACCACGTGCCCGGACGGCACACCCCACACCATGCCGCTGAGCGCCATCTGGTTCGACGGCGCCTTCTACTTCAACTCCGGCGCCCGTACCCGAAAAGGCCGAAACCTGGCCGCGAACCCGCGCAGCGTACTCACGTTCTCCGCCGGCGGATTCGACCTGGTCTTCCAGGGAATGACCAGCCGAATCACCGACGAGTCCACTATGGACCGACTGCTGGAGGTCTACCGGGCCAACGGCTGGCCGGCGCGCGTACAGGACGGCCAGTTCTACGCACCGTTCAGCGCGCCGAGCGCCGGGCCACAGCCGTGGAACCTGTATCGGATGACCGTCAACACCGTTTTCGGTCTGGGTGTCGAGGAACCGTACAGCGCCATGCGCTGGCGGTTCTGA
- a CDS encoding ArsR/SmtB family transcription factor: MARAATTTDAFNAVAEPRRRQILDVLIDGERPVSDLVRVLGLAQPQVSKHLRVLREVGVVKVRDDGRQRLYRLNGHALKPIHDWVTRYERTWSERFDRLDAVLEELKDEEM, from the coding sequence GTGGCACGAGCGGCAACGACAACGGACGCGTTCAACGCGGTGGCCGAACCGAGGCGTCGCCAGATCCTCGATGTCCTCATCGATGGGGAACGGCCGGTCAGCGACTTGGTGCGGGTACTGGGGCTGGCTCAGCCGCAGGTGTCCAAGCATTTGCGGGTTCTGCGCGAGGTGGGGGTGGTGAAGGTGCGCGATGACGGGCGGCAGCGGCTGTACCGGCTCAACGGGCATGCGCTGAAACCGATCCATGACTGGGTCACGCGGTACGAACGCACCTGGTCGGAGCGGTTCGACCGGTTGGACGCCGTGTTGGAAGAACTCAAAGACGAGGAGATGTGA
- a CDS encoding SsgA family sporulation/cell division regulator encodes MRATPESFSTVLLADVVRFDDLDPTPLVALGTAFTYRRRDPWAIEMRVDNGRTWVRWLFARSLLADGLNTRAGDGDVTVFARDAAVFVLLSNPDDCDVTLRFDRADVERILDRCDQVVPEGDETKAVDWDRELARLGEAA; translated from the coding sequence ATGCGCGCTACTCCGGAAAGTTTCTCCACGGTGCTGCTCGCCGACGTGGTCCGGTTCGATGACCTGGACCCGACTCCCCTCGTTGCTCTCGGGACCGCGTTCACCTACCGGCGCCGGGACCCGTGGGCGATCGAAATGCGGGTCGACAACGGCCGGACGTGGGTGCGGTGGCTCTTCGCCCGCAGTCTTCTCGCCGACGGGCTCAACACCCGCGCCGGTGACGGGGACGTGACGGTGTTCGCCCGCGACGCCGCGGTGTTCGTGCTGCTGTCCAACCCGGACGACTGTGACGTGACGTTGCGGTTCGACCGGGCCGACGTCGAACGCATCCTGGACCGTTGTGACCAGGTCGTCCCTGAAGGCGACGAGACCAAAGCAGTGGACTGGGACCGCGAACTGGCGCGGCTCGGGGAAGCGGCCTAG
- a CDS encoding helix-turn-helix domain-containing protein, translated as MAVAESEARGPAFAEKLQRLFDSVRREDGQKHSKAAVAEAVGVSRGYMYELLNGKYDPGYALVVKLAEYFEVDLEYFANSEKSRELNRQYELLAKLGENQVNRLATRASQLSPEGLRSVLEFMDFQAERDRGDADG; from the coding sequence ATGGCCGTGGCCGAGTCCGAAGCACGCGGGCCAGCGTTCGCCGAGAAGCTGCAGCGGCTGTTCGACAGCGTCAGACGCGAGGACGGGCAGAAGCACAGCAAAGCCGCGGTCGCCGAGGCGGTAGGTGTCTCCCGCGGATACATGTACGAGTTGCTCAACGGCAAGTACGATCCTGGCTACGCTCTGGTGGTGAAGCTCGCGGAGTACTTCGAGGTCGATTTGGAGTACTTCGCCAACTCGGAGAAGAGCCGCGAACTCAACCGCCAGTACGAACTGCTGGCCAAGCTCGGCGAGAACCAGGTCAACCGGCTGGCGACCCGCGCGAGCCAGCTTTCGCCGGAGGGCTTGCGCAGCGTTCTCGAGTTCATGGACTTCCAAGCCGAACGAGATCGAGGAGATGCCGATGGGTGA
- a CDS encoding Pycsar system effector family protein: MSAAYELPFRVTFAHEQAQDELRRADTKATTLLGLVGVGFAGVIALTSRAVSVPAAVAFWFAAVPVLAAVLFLLGAIRPRIGQYPPPGTWLHATYHGPAALLEANSPAVAEALADHVCVLGRVAVEKYARIRRSVSLLFVGVGVLAVGLALSVLT, encoded by the coding sequence ATGAGCGCGGCCTACGAGCTTCCGTTCCGGGTGACGTTCGCGCATGAGCAGGCGCAGGACGAGTTGCGGCGGGCGGACACGAAGGCCACCACGCTGCTGGGTCTGGTGGGGGTCGGTTTCGCCGGGGTCATCGCGTTGACCAGCCGGGCGGTGTCGGTTCCCGCGGCGGTGGCGTTCTGGTTCGCCGCGGTGCCGGTGCTCGCGGCGGTGTTGTTCCTGCTGGGTGCGATCCGCCCGCGCATCGGCCAGTACCCGCCGCCGGGGACCTGGTTGCACGCCACCTACCACGGGCCCGCCGCGCTGCTGGAGGCCAACTCCCCCGCGGTGGCCGAAGCCCTGGCCGATCACGTGTGCGTGCTGGGCCGGGTGGCGGTGGAGAAGTACGCCCGTATCCGCCGGTCGGTGTCGCTGCTGTTCGTCGGCGTGGGCGTGCTCGCGGTCGGGCTGGCGCTGTCGGTGCTGACATGA
- a CDS encoding SRPBCC family protein, which produces MASTTSGKGTAVVSLPADDQILITREFNAPKHLVYRAWTTPELVTQFWSGQRGTMRSVEIDLRVGGRWRYVMTTGHGEIAFHGEFLEIAPNERIVNTEVFETPDAPVSDAGAPVTTTTFSERDGRTTLTLLMRCGTKQLRDTIIQSGMEIGMQEQMNLLEELAISLMS; this is translated from the coding sequence ATGGCCAGCACCACAAGCGGCAAGGGGACCGCGGTAGTCAGCCTGCCGGCGGACGATCAGATCCTGATCACCCGGGAGTTCAACGCGCCCAAGCATCTGGTGTACCGGGCGTGGACCACGCCGGAACTGGTCACCCAGTTCTGGAGCGGCCAGCGCGGCACCATGCGCAGTGTCGAGATCGACCTGCGGGTCGGCGGCAGGTGGCGGTATGTCATGACCACCGGCCACGGCGAGATCGCCTTCCACGGCGAGTTCCTGGAGATCGCGCCCAACGAACGGATCGTCAACACCGAAGTGTTCGAAACGCCGGACGCCCCCGTCTCCGACGCCGGCGCGCCGGTCACCACCACCACATTCAGCGAACGCGACGGGCGCACCACGCTCACCCTGCTGATGCGGTGCGGCACCAAGCAACTGCGCGACACGATCATCCAGTCCGGTATGGAGATCGGCATGCAAGAGCAGATGAACCTGCTCGAGGAACTCGCCATCTCCCTGATGAGCTGA
- a CDS encoding RRQRL motif-containing zinc-binding protein, protein MGTRQYPWLRTDGVPWSDGWVYTRGTYEGLPLLSWGCADRDRLATRRQLRKQGLRPGGADPVAVLYFHHAVSGKTVYSDLFLVSVAVPVRAMTPAKWRAVHKALTTRRTCVQCGEDTGVYLPRERRVCEPCRYTLADLDPCDYLHDYLTGTPITPEGGYGGEWLAPVIPLRPSRVDTQPRKTEVA, encoded by the coding sequence ATGGGCACCCGTCAATACCCGTGGCTGCGCACCGATGGGGTGCCGTGGTCGGACGGCTGGGTCTACACCCGCGGCACCTACGAGGGGCTCCCGTTGCTGTCGTGGGGCTGCGCGGACCGGGACCGCCTGGCCACCCGCCGCCAACTGCGCAAGCAGGGCTTACGTCCTGGTGGTGCCGACCCGGTCGCCGTCCTGTACTTCCACCACGCCGTATCGGGCAAGACCGTCTACTCGGACTTGTTCCTGGTGTCGGTGGCGGTGCCGGTACGGGCGATGACCCCAGCGAAGTGGCGCGCTGTCCACAAAGCACTCACCACGCGGCGGACCTGCGTGCAGTGCGGCGAGGACACCGGCGTGTACCTGCCGCGCGAGCGGCGGGTGTGCGAACCGTGCCGCTACACCCTCGCCGATCTGGACCCGTGCGACTACCTGCACGACTACCTCACTGGAACCCCGATCACCCCGGAAGGCGGATACGGCGGGGAATGGCTCGCGCCGGTGATCCCGCTCCGTCCGTCCCGTGTGGACACTCAACCCCGAAAGACCGAGGTGGCCTGA
- a CDS encoding GntR family transcriptional regulator, producing METGTAGLAPFERIAETVRRAIARGDLKPGDQLPTNRQFAAQHGVSVSTGVKALSLLQEAGWLVSRASIGVFVADSPPADDVPVTLGGLRQQVADLTAVVDKLQQRLTALETASTTRTAE from the coding sequence GTGGAAACCGGAACCGCAGGGCTCGCCCCGTTCGAACGGATCGCCGAGACAGTCCGACGTGCCATCGCCCGGGGTGACCTCAAGCCGGGCGACCAACTGCCGACCAACCGGCAGTTCGCCGCGCAGCACGGCGTCTCGGTGTCCACGGGAGTGAAGGCGCTCAGCCTGCTCCAGGAGGCTGGGTGGCTCGTTTCGCGCGCCTCGATCGGCGTCTTCGTCGCCGACAGCCCGCCCGCTGACGACGTGCCGGTGACCTTGGGAGGACTCCGGCAGCAAGTCGCCGACTTGACGGCCGTGGTCGACAAGCTCCAGCAACGGCTCACCGCGCTCGAAACGGCGTCTACGACGCGCACTGCTGAATGA
- a CDS encoding helix-turn-helix domain-containing protein, with amino-acid sequence MRGINENLTIGERVAWYRRRRGMSQEALAGLVGRTGDWLGKAENNRIELDRLSVIRRLADALDVSLGDLIGEPGLLDWTKDSGTATVPALRAALMDYRQLTPILSAPLPDAEPPSLDELDRELRSVFDAYQASRFGFAAGRAPLLLADALLAVRQYDGPQLVRANELLALSYQAAASVLTKIGESDLAWMAAERGLAAAQKTGNLAITGSLFRSVAFALLSTGRLSPAMQLVEAGAAYLEPALANSDGDLVSAYGMLFLAGSMAAARSEDRGTTRGYLAEAEGAAQRLVVDANHLWTAFGPTNVAIHRVNTAMELGDVQVALDIGPSLDTGKLPAERRVRHLLDVARAYNQTGRTEAAVAAVLNAEQIAPEQVQHHYLSRQLVLNWIRNAPGKPSFELDRLARRMHVVG; translated from the coding sequence ATGCGAGGAATCAACGAGAACTTGACCATCGGTGAGCGCGTCGCGTGGTACCGGCGTCGGCGGGGGATGTCCCAGGAAGCCCTGGCCGGTCTTGTCGGCCGGACGGGGGACTGGCTGGGCAAGGCCGAGAACAACCGGATCGAGTTGGACCGGCTCTCTGTCATCCGGCGGCTGGCCGATGCGCTGGACGTTTCCCTAGGGGACCTCATCGGGGAACCTGGCCTGTTGGACTGGACGAAGGACAGCGGCACCGCGACGGTTCCGGCGTTGCGCGCCGCGCTGATGGACTACCGCCAGCTCACGCCCATACTCAGCGCGCCCCTGCCGGACGCTGAACCTCCGTCGTTGGACGAACTGGACCGTGAGCTTCGGTCTGTCTTCGACGCCTACCAGGCGTCGCGGTTCGGCTTCGCCGCCGGACGCGCGCCGCTGCTCTTGGCGGATGCCCTGCTTGCCGTCCGGCAGTACGACGGGCCTCAGTTGGTCCGCGCTAACGAACTTCTTGCCCTGAGCTACCAAGCTGCCGCATCGGTGCTTACCAAAATCGGCGAATCTGACCTTGCGTGGATGGCTGCCGAACGCGGACTTGCGGCTGCGCAGAAAACCGGAAACTTGGCTATTACTGGTTCCCTTTTCCGGTCCGTCGCATTTGCGCTCTTGTCGACCGGGCGGTTAAGCCCTGCTATGCAACTCGTCGAGGCCGGTGCCGCTTATCTGGAACCTGCACTCGCTAACTCCGACGGGGACCTTGTATCTGCATACGGCATGCTTTTCCTGGCGGGCTCGATGGCTGCCGCGCGGTCCGAGGATCGAGGAACAACACGCGGTTACCTCGCGGAAGCGGAGGGAGCGGCACAACGTCTTGTGGTCGACGCGAACCACCTGTGGACGGCGTTCGGGCCAACCAACGTGGCGATTCACCGCGTGAACACCGCGATGGAGTTGGGTGACGTGCAGGTTGCCCTCGATATCGGCCCGAGCCTTGACACTGGGAAATTGCCCGCGGAACGTCGGGTCCGTCATTTGCTCGATGTCGCCAGGGCGTACAACCAGACCGGACGAACCGAGGCAGCCGTGGCCGCTGTGCTCAACGCGGAGCAAATTGCGCCGGAACAGGTACAGCACCACTACTTAAGTCGGCAACTCGTACTGAACTGGATACGCAACGCACCGGGAAAGCCGAGTTTCGAGCTTGACCGGCTGGCACGTCGGATGCACGTCGTAGGGTAG
- a CDS encoding RapZ C-terminal domain-containing protein — translation MLVRVESFGFLHADYRERIGTPDLVVDVRALLRDPHHDPLMKQRTGEDPVVYAHVLRTPGALVLVDSLAATARELASLTGRTVRVAFGCAGGRHRSVALADAVADRIPGALVTHHHINRPVVVRHDDGLTGEEC, via the coding sequence ATGTTGGTGCGAGTGGAGTCGTTCGGTTTTCTGCACGCGGACTACCGCGAGCGGATCGGCACGCCGGACCTGGTCGTCGATGTCCGCGCTCTGTTGCGCGACCCGCACCACGACCCGCTGATGAAGCAGCGCACCGGCGAGGACCCCGTGGTCTACGCGCATGTGCTGCGCACCCCGGGCGCGCTGGTTCTGGTGGACAGCCTGGCCGCGACAGCACGCGAACTCGCGTCCCTCACGGGCCGCACGGTGCGGGTGGCGTTCGGCTGCGCCGGGGGCCGTCACCGGTCCGTCGCGCTCGCCGACGCGGTCGCGGATCGCATCCCCGGCGCGCTCGTGACGCACCACCACATCAACCGCCCCGTTGTCGTCCGGCACGACGACGGCCTGACCGGAGAGGAGTGCTGA
- a CDS encoding Crp/Fnr family transcriptional regulator, producing the protein MTGSSATEHAERRAWCRLTPAERAALTAAGRLKVWHPGQILVLQGSPSASVFVILRGWVKISATNYRGDDAPLAARGPAEIVGEMGPVSGLPRTATMSAIDEVHTLVVTRERFLAVLRAQPRIAEEVLRTTAIRLQESDRLRLESGGPDFPQRLAAVLLELSLQHAADRSENQVDLHFNQGELASFARVSRSTLVRGLDELRRLGIVRTARRRITIVHPHALRELAAGHPPPVRDNDSE; encoded by the coding sequence GTGACGGGTTCCTCGGCCACCGAGCACGCCGAACGCCGGGCCTGGTGCAGATTGACCCCCGCGGAACGGGCCGCGCTCACCGCCGCGGGCAGGCTGAAGGTGTGGCATCCCGGCCAGATCCTTGTCCTGCAAGGCAGTCCGTCCGCCAGCGTGTTCGTCATCCTGCGCGGCTGGGTGAAGATCAGTGCCACCAACTACCGCGGTGACGACGCACCGCTGGCCGCTCGCGGGCCCGCCGAGATCGTCGGCGAGATGGGCCCGGTCAGCGGGCTGCCCAGGACGGCGACGATGTCGGCCATCGACGAGGTGCACACCCTCGTGGTGACCAGGGAACGGTTCCTGGCGGTGCTGCGCGCCCAGCCGCGCATCGCCGAGGAGGTCCTCCGCACGACGGCGATCCGGCTCCAGGAGTCCGACCGCCTCCGCCTCGAATCGGGTGGCCCCGACTTTCCGCAACGCCTCGCCGCGGTACTGCTGGAACTGTCGCTGCAGCACGCGGCCGACCGGTCCGAGAATCAGGTCGACCTCCATTTCAACCAAGGCGAATTGGCGAGTTTCGCGCGGGTATCCCGCAGTACCCTGGTGCGCGGTCTCGACGAACTCCGCAGACTCGGGATCGTGCGAACTGCCCGCAGGCGCATTACGATCGTGCATCCGCACGCGCTTCGTGAGCTGGCCGCGGGCCATCCGCCCCCGGTGCGGGACAACGACTCCGAATGA
- a CDS encoding DLW-39 family protein — protein MKKLLALAAVAGAVLFVVKRNKSAKAEADLWREATAPTKPLAGVSTNGSAPKKATDAASNN, from the coding sequence GTGAAGAAGCTGTTGGCACTGGCCGCCGTTGCGGGCGCCGTGCTGTTCGTGGTCAAGCGGAACAAGAGCGCGAAAGCCGAAGCCGACCTGTGGCGCGAGGCCACCGCCCCCACCAAGCCGCTCGCGGGCGTGTCCACCAACGGCAGCGCGCCGAAGAAGGCCACGGACGCCGCCAGCAACAACTGA